The following are from one region of the Cryptosporangium minutisporangium genome:
- a CDS encoding class II aldolase/adducin family protein has protein sequence MSVAASSPTGAETGRGPTEWALRCELAAVYRLVDHFRMTDLIYTHISLRLPGPEHHFLINPYGLLFSEITASSLVKIDLDGNPVDPPPAVPTGFGVNPAGFVIHSAVHRARPDAHCVLHTHTRAGCAVAAQRDGLLPLNQMSMEFYGRVGYHAYEGVALSLAEQERLVADLGPHPALILRNHGLLTVGGTAGQAFLRMYYLERACEIQVTAQSTGVPLVLPEPEICERAARQLTGEPLDDPELGGEDDYVDADAGALAWGALRRLADRIAPDLAT, from the coding sequence ATGAGCGTCGCCGCATCGTCCCCGACCGGTGCCGAGACCGGTCGGGGCCCGACGGAGTGGGCACTGCGCTGCGAACTCGCCGCGGTGTACCGGCTCGTCGACCACTTCCGGATGACCGACCTGATCTACACGCACATCTCGCTGCGGCTGCCGGGCCCGGAACACCACTTCCTGATCAACCCGTACGGCCTCCTGTTCAGCGAGATCACCGCGTCCAGCCTGGTCAAGATCGACCTGGACGGGAACCCGGTCGACCCGCCGCCGGCCGTGCCGACGGGATTCGGGGTCAACCCCGCCGGGTTCGTCATCCACAGCGCGGTGCACCGGGCGCGCCCCGACGCCCACTGCGTGCTGCACACCCACACGCGCGCCGGCTGCGCGGTGGCGGCGCAGCGCGACGGGTTGCTCCCGCTGAACCAGATGTCGATGGAGTTCTACGGCCGGGTGGGCTACCACGCCTACGAGGGTGTCGCGCTCAGCCTCGCCGAGCAGGAGCGGCTCGTCGCCGACCTCGGTCCGCACCCGGCGTTGATCCTGCGCAACCACGGGCTCCTCACGGTCGGCGGCACCGCGGGGCAGGCGTTCCTCCGCATGTACTACCTGGAGCGGGCCTGCGAGATCCAAGTCACGGCGCAGTCGACCGGCGTACCGCTGGTGTTGCCGGAGCCGGAGATCTGCGAGCGCGCGGCCCGGCAGCTCACCGGCGAGCCGCTCGACGACCCGGAGCTCGGCGGCGAGGACGACTACGTCGACGCCGACGCGGGCGCACTCGCATGGGGTGCGCTCCGCCGCTTGGCCGACCGCATCGCTCCCGACCTCGCGACCTGA
- a CDS encoding aromatic ring-hydroxylating dioxygenase subunit alpha, with translation MVLSEEPSTRKRLRCPYHYWTYEVDGALCGTPYWDRTKGSAPDDATRDALALLPVRHTEWAGMVLVCLGEPERSADETLAPLRERWAPVDLERLHLAAEDRYEVDANWKLVVENFLDFYHLPFVHPQVGPAAAAPDIEDVVLADDILGGCYPRGAAGKAAKTETPLPIFGDVPAALRDRQDIFCLFPNALVFLEADWFQVIGFEPVAANRTVEHMAVFVDSSASGPEFADARKALTAVLFEVNDQDVPILERMQRGRSSPAADRNHLLPHWDQVTARFQVLVAAALEEG, from the coding sequence ATGGTGCTCTCCGAGGAGCCCAGCACCCGCAAGCGGCTGCGCTGCCCGTACCACTACTGGACGTACGAGGTGGACGGGGCGCTCTGCGGCACGCCGTACTGGGACCGCACCAAGGGCTCCGCGCCGGACGACGCGACCCGCGACGCGCTGGCGCTACTGCCGGTCCGGCACACCGAGTGGGCGGGCATGGTGCTGGTCTGCCTCGGTGAACCGGAGCGGAGCGCCGACGAGACCCTGGCGCCGCTGCGCGAGCGGTGGGCTCCGGTCGACCTGGAGCGGCTCCACCTCGCCGCCGAGGACCGGTACGAGGTCGACGCGAACTGGAAGCTCGTCGTCGAGAACTTCCTCGACTTCTACCACCTGCCGTTCGTCCACCCCCAGGTCGGCCCGGCAGCCGCCGCTCCGGACATCGAGGACGTCGTCCTCGCCGACGACATCCTCGGCGGCTGCTATCCGCGGGGCGCGGCCGGGAAGGCGGCGAAGACCGAGACGCCGCTCCCGATATTCGGGGACGTACCAGCAGCACTCCGCGACCGCCAGGACATCTTCTGCCTCTTCCCCAACGCGCTGGTGTTCCTCGAGGCGGATTGGTTCCAGGTGATCGGTTTCGAACCGGTCGCCGCGAACCGTACCGTCGAACACATGGCGGTGTTCGTCGACAGCTCCGCGTCCGGGCCGGAGTTCGCCGACGCCCGGAAGGCGCTGACCGCGGTCCTGTTCGAGGTCAACGACCAGGACGTTCCGATCTTGGAGCGGATGCAGCGGGGACGCTCCTCCCCGGCCGCCGACCGCAACCACCTGCTGCCGCACTGGGACCAGGTGACCGCCCGGTTCCAGGTGCTGGTGGCAGCCGCGCTCGAGGAGGGCTGA
- a CDS encoding histidinol-phosphate transaminase, with product MKHSMDLGMFRQGNHSPSYFTLARSMGSGSEDLSDFCIPCNPYFPTPDMFAELSAKLETILKYYPTDAGAITGQLASLLQMPPQTIAMGNGSTELITWIDHLMIQESMATPVPTFGRWTDQSLETGKRVDMFQLPEAGGFALDIDAYVDFIRERNSRVAVVCNPNNPDGNYIPKWEVLRLVDSLADRDLVVVDESFIDFVDAEPRPSIAQEAMLRHNVLVLKSLGKNFGLHGIRFGYVVGNPALVKKIGSRLPKWNLNSLAETVIFMLRDHLAEYRESLRLLARDRYEMLTELRRIPGMQVFPSQGNFVLVKLPAEVEGPRLRDYLLSRHGVLIRECGNKLGITSQFVRLVVRPREDTERLLNGIRSYLTSSFSESLEGATPLDLAGRFAEPSGVKTGTHSVLDDPLGDRVVPLLGSETMSGPRMTRTGTR from the coding sequence GTGAAGCACTCGATGGACTTGGGCATGTTCCGGCAGGGCAACCACAGCCCGTCGTACTTCACCCTCGCGCGCAGCATGGGTTCCGGCTCCGAGGACCTGTCGGACTTCTGCATCCCGTGCAACCCGTACTTCCCGACCCCGGACATGTTCGCCGAGCTGTCGGCCAAGCTCGAGACGATCCTGAAGTACTACCCCACCGACGCCGGCGCGATCACCGGCCAGCTCGCCAGCCTCCTCCAGATGCCGCCGCAGACGATCGCGATGGGCAACGGGTCAACCGAGCTCATCACCTGGATCGACCACCTGATGATCCAGGAGAGCATGGCCACGCCGGTGCCCACGTTCGGGCGCTGGACCGACCAGTCGCTGGAGACCGGCAAGCGGGTGGACATGTTCCAGCTCCCGGAGGCCGGTGGCTTCGCGCTGGACATCGACGCCTACGTCGACTTCATCCGCGAGCGCAACTCGCGGGTCGCGGTGGTCTGCAACCCGAACAACCCGGACGGCAACTACATCCCCAAGTGGGAGGTGCTCCGGCTGGTCGACTCGTTGGCCGACCGCGACCTGGTGGTCGTCGACGAGTCGTTCATCGACTTCGTGGACGCCGAGCCCCGCCCGTCGATCGCCCAGGAAGCGATGCTGCGGCACAACGTGCTGGTGCTCAAGAGCCTGGGGAAGAACTTCGGGCTGCACGGTATCCGGTTCGGGTACGTCGTCGGCAACCCGGCGCTGGTCAAGAAGATCGGCTCCCGGCTGCCGAAGTGGAACCTCAACTCGCTGGCCGAGACCGTGATCTTCATGCTCCGCGACCACCTGGCCGAGTACCGGGAGAGCCTGCGGCTGCTGGCCAGGGACCGCTACGAGATGCTGACCGAGCTGCGCCGCATCCCCGGCATGCAGGTCTTTCCCTCGCAGGGCAACTTCGTGCTGGTCAAGCTGCCCGCCGAGGTGGAGGGGCCGCGCCTGCGCGACTACCTACTGTCCCGGCACGGCGTGCTGATCCGGGAGTGCGGCAACAAGCTCGGCATCACCAGCCAGTTCGTCCGCCTGGTCGTGCGTCCGCGGGAAGACACCGAGCGGCTGCTGAACGGCATCCGCAGCTACCTGACGTCGTCGTTCTCCGAGTCACTGGAGGGCGCGACGCCGCTGGACCTGGCCGGCCGGTTCGCGGAGCCGAGCGGCGTGAAGACCGGGACGCACTCGGTGCTCGACGACCCGCTGGGCGACCGGGTGGTGCCGCTACTCGGCTCCGAGACGATGTCCGGCCCGCGGATGACCCGCACCGGCACCCGTTGA